One window of the Alligator mississippiensis isolate rAllMis1 chromosome 5, rAllMis1, whole genome shotgun sequence genome contains the following:
- the GJC2 gene encoding gap junction gamma-2 protein, which yields MTNMSWSFLTRLLEEIHNHSTFVGKVWLTVLIVFRIVLTAVGGESIYSDEQSKFTCNTKQPGCDNVCYDAFAPLSHVRFWVFQIIMISTPSVMYLGYAIHRIARSTEEEKRFRGFKKKKKFALNWQDVRNLEDPMEADEEEPMISDNTGENNEKAKDKEKSKEPQKHDGRRRIQQEGLMKIYVFQLLARASFEVCFLIGQYLLYGFEVEAYYVCNRAPCPHAVDCFVSRPTEKTIFLLVMYVVSCLCLLLNMCEMFHLGFGTIRDAIRNRKINSFRQPPYNYSYPKNISCPPEYNLVVKSEKSTKIPNSLMPHEQNLANVAQEQQCTSPDENIPTDLSTLHKHLRVAQEQLDIAFQSYNAPQANTQPSRTSSPTSGGTVVEQNRANTAQEKHGTKPKASSEKGSSSSKDGKTSVWI from the coding sequence ATGACCAACATGAGCTGGAGTTTCTTAACCCGTCTGCTAGAAGAAATTCACAATCACTCCACCTTCGTGGGGAAGGTCTGGCTCACGGTGCTCATTGTCTTCCGGATCGTCCTGACAGCTGTTGGGGGGGAGTCCATCTACTCCGATGAACAGAGCAAGTTCACGTGCAACACCAAGCAGCCGGGCTGTGACAACGTCTGCTACGATGCCTTTGCGCCGCTGTCACACGTCCGATTCTGGGTCTTTCAGATCATCATGATATCCACCCCATCCGTCATGTACCTGGGCTATGCCATCCACAGGATCGCTAGGTCCACGGAGGAGGAGAAGCGGTTTAGGGGGTTCAAAAAGAAGAAGAAGTTTGCTTTGAACTGGCAGGATGTCCGGAACTTGGAAGACCCCATGGAAGCAGATGAAGAGGAGCCCATGATCTCCGACAACACGGGGGAAAACAACGAGAAGGCCAAAGACAAGGAGAAGAGCAAGGAGCCGCAAAAGCACGACGGGAGGAGACGCATCCAGCAAGAAGGGCTGATGAAGATTTACGTCTTCCAGCTCCTTGCCAGAGCTTCATTTGAAGTCTGCTTCTTGATAGGGCAGTATCTTCTCTATGGCTTCGAGGTGGAAGCTTACTACGTCTGTAACCGAGCCCCTTGCCCTCACGCAGTGGACTGCTTTGTGTCCCGGCCGACGGAGAAAACCATCTTCCTCCTGGTGATGTACGTCgtgagctgcctgtgcctgttgcTCAACATGTGCGAGATGTTCCACTTGGGGTTTGGGACCATTCGAGATGCCATTCGCAACCGAAAGATCAATAGCTTCAGGCAGCCCCCCTACAACTACTCCTACCCGAAGAACATCTCCTGCCCTCCTGAGTACAATCTGGTCGTGAAATCCGAGAAGTCTACCAAGATCCCCAACAGCCTGATGCCGCACGAGCAGAACTTGGCTAACGttgcccaggagcagcagtgcACGAGCCCGGACGAGAACATCCCGACCGATCTGTCCACCCTCCATAAACACTTGCGGGTGGCCCAGGAGCAATTAGACATAGCGTTCCAGAGCTATAACGCCCCGCAAGCCAACACGCAGCCCTCTAGGACCAGCAGCCCGACTTCGGGTGGGACTGTGGTGGAGCAGAACAGGGCCAACACCGCCCAGGAGAAACACGGCACAAAACCCAAAGCCAGTTCAGAGAAAGGCAGCTCTAGCAGCAAAGATGGAAAGACGTCTGTATGGATATAG